From the Brachyspira intermedia PWS/A genome, the window AATATAGATGCTTATATAGATAGGGCATTCATAAAATTAATGTCAAAAAAATATATTGAGGCTATAGAAGATTATAAAAAAGTATTGGAATTAGATGACACAGAAGTCTATGCCTATAATGGTATAGGTGATGCTAAAAGAAGTATTGGGCTATATGAAGAAGCTATTACTTACTATAATAAAGTTATAGAGCTTTCTAATGGAAATAGTTCTTATGCTTATAATAATAGAGGAGCATGCAAAATAGGATTGGGTTTGTATAATGAGGCTATAATAGATATAAATAAGGCATTAGAAATATATGATGAATATACCGATGCTTATAATAATAGAGGAACGGCTGAATATAATTTAGAACTTTATAAAGAAGCTATTAAAGATTTTGATAAGGCTATAGAGTTATCTCCTCAATATTTTTATGCCTATAATAATAGGGGGAATGCAAAAAGTGCATTAGGATTATATGAAGATGCTATAGAAGATTTTAATAAAGCAATAAGTATAGAGCCTCAATATATTGATGCATATTATAATAGAGCAATTGCCAAAAATAATATGGGGCTTCATAATGAGGCAGTAAAAGATTATGATATGGTAATAGAATTGGATAATAATCATATAAATGCCTATTATAATAGAGGACTTTCATATTATAATTTAGCAGATTATGAAGAGGCTATTAAAAATTATGACAGAGTTATAGAGTTAAATTCTAAATTGGCTGATGCATATAATAATAGAGGATTTGCA encodes:
- a CDS encoding tetratricopeptide repeat protein — its product is MSYFEEGLQLFRETQFEKASELFLKALKEDANNSEIYNYLGIAKQALGLFEEAINYYNKGIEVDENYAELYYNRANCESNLGLYEAAVKDYDKVIELVPTHSKAYDDRGYAKGNLGYYEEAIKDIDKAIVLDSNNIDAYIDRAFIKLMSKKYIEAIEDYKKVLELDDTEVYAYNGIGDAKRSIGLYEEAITYYNKVIELSNGNSSYAYNNRGACKIGLGLYNEAIIDINKALEIYDEYTDAYNNRGTAEYNLELYKEAIKDFDKAIELSPQYFYAYNNRGNAKSALGLYEDAIEDFNKAISIEPQYIDAYYNRAIAKNNMGLHNEAVKDYDMVIELDNNHINAYYNRGLSYYNLADYEEAIKNYDRVIELNSKLADAYNNRGFAKYSMGLYEEAVRDYDKAIEIDPNYEKAKQNKEEALKKLSN